From Pararhodobacter zhoushanensis, the proteins below share one genomic window:
- the rimP gene encoding ribosome maturation factor RimP, whose protein sequence is MSEQDDSTGSVGDLVARTAIDQRLAEIVKPAVEAAGFELVRLRLMSGKTRTLQIMADRPDGGIEIDELGEVTTMVSAVLDVDDPLEDPYVLEVSSPGIDRPLTRLKDFDTWEGYEARIETNELIDGRRRFKGTLQGTEGTEVLLEIEDQGAPVTIGLQFDWLSDAKLVLTDELIEETLRARKSSGAIIESDFDTIETDSASEEE, encoded by the coding sequence ATGAGCGAACAAGACGACAGCACAGGATCGGTTGGCGATCTGGTGGCGCGTACGGCGATCGACCAGCGGCTGGCCGAGATCGTCAAACCTGCGGTCGAGGCCGCCGGGTTTGAACTGGTGCGCCTGCGGCTGATGTCGGGCAAGACCCGCACGCTGCAGATCATGGCCGACCGGCCCGATGGCGGGATCGAGATCGACGAACTGGGCGAGGTGACCACCATGGTCTCGGCCGTGCTGGACGTCGATGATCCGCTTGAAGATCCTTATGTGCTGGAAGTGTCGAGCCCCGGCATCGACCGCCCGCTGACCCGTCTCAAGGATTTCGATACCTGGGAAGGCTATGAAGCCCGGATCGAGACCAACGAGCTGATCGACGGTCGCCGCCGCTTCAAAGGCACGCTGCAAGGCACCGAAGGCACCGAGGTGCTGCTCGAGATCGAAGATCAGGGCGCGCCGGTCACCATCGGCCTGCAATTCGACTGGCTGTCAGATGCCAAGCTGGTTCTGACCGACGAGCTGATCGAAGAAACCCTGCGTGCCCGCAAGAGCAGCGGCGCGATTATCGAATCCGACTTCGACACCATCGAAACCGACAGCGCTTCCGAGGAGGAGTGA
- the nusA gene encoding transcription termination factor NusA, which produces MAITSANQLELLQTAEAVAREKLIDPELVVQAMEDSLARAAKSRYGADMDIRVHIDRKTGRAQFTRVRTVVEDGAFENHHSELTLKEAKAYLADPQIGDEVKEEVPPVELGRIAAQSAKQVILQKVREAERDRQYDEFKDRAGTIINGTVKREEYGNIIVDIGRGEGILRRNEKIGRESYRPNDRIRCFIKDVRREARGPQVFLSRTAPDFMAALFKMEVPEIYDGIIEIKAVARDPGSRAKIAVISYDSSIDPVGACVGMRGSRVQAVVNELQGEKIDIIPWNEDQATFLVNALQPAEVSKVVIDEDASRIEVVVPDEQLSLAIGRRGQNVRLASQLTGLDIDIMTESDESARRQAEFAERTKLFMDSLDVDEMMAQLLVAEGFTTLEEVAYVEIDELVSIDGFDEDTASELQARARDKIEAANQAALDAARSMGAEDSLIDFDGLTPQMLEALAKDGIKTLDDFATCADWELAGGWTTDNGQRIKDNGILEPFEMSLEEAQTLIMTARVLLGWVDPADLETESDEDAVEGEEDA; this is translated from the coding sequence ATGGCGATTACCAGTGCCAACCAGCTTGAACTGCTGCAAACCGCCGAAGCGGTCGCGCGTGAAAAACTGATCGACCCCGAACTGGTCGTGCAGGCGATGGAAGACAGCCTCGCCCGCGCCGCCAAGTCGCGCTACGGCGCTGATATGGACATCCGCGTCCACATCGACCGCAAGACGGGCCGCGCGCAGTTCACCCGTGTGCGCACGGTGGTCGAGGATGGGGCGTTCGAGAATCACCACTCGGAACTGACGCTGAAAGAGGCGAAAGCCTATCTCGCCGATCCGCAGATCGGCGATGAGGTCAAGGAAGAGGTGCCCCCGGTCGAGCTGGGCCGCATCGCCGCGCAATCGGCCAAGCAGGTGATCCTGCAGAAGGTCCGCGAAGCCGAGCGTGACCGCCAGTATGACGAATTCAAGGACCGCGCCGGGACCATCATCAACGGCACCGTCAAGCGCGAAGAGTATGGCAACATCATCGTCGATATCGGCCGTGGTGAAGGCATCCTGCGCCGGAATGAGAAGATCGGCCGCGAAAGCTATCGCCCGAACGATCGTATCCGCTGCTTCATCAAGGATGTGCGCCGTGAGGCCCGTGGCCCGCAGGTCTTCCTGTCGCGCACCGCGCCTGATTTCATGGCCGCGCTGTTCAAGATGGAAGTGCCCGAAATCTATGACGGCATCATCGAGATCAAGGCCGTTGCCCGTGACCCGGGCTCGCGCGCCAAGATCGCCGTGATCAGCTATGACAGCTCGATCGACCCGGTCGGCGCTTGCGTCGGTATGCGCGGTTCGCGCGTGCAGGCCGTGGTGAACGAGCTGCAGGGCGAAAAGATCGACATCATTCCGTGGAACGAGGATCAGGCGACCTTCCTGGTCAACGCGCTGCAGCCGGCTGAAGTGTCCAAGGTCGTCATCGACGAAGACGCCAGCCGCATCGAAGTCGTGGTGCCCGATGAGCAGCTGTCGCTGGCCATCGGTCGTCGTGGTCAGAACGTGCGTCTGGCCAGCCAGCTGACCGGTCTCGACATCGACATCATGACCGAATCGGACGAATCAGCCCGCCGTCAGGCGGAATTCGCCGAGCGCACCAAGCTGTTCATGGACTCGCTGGACGTCGACGAGATGATGGCGCAGCTCTTGGTGGCCGAAGGCTTCACCACGCTGGAAGAAGTCGCCTATGTCGAAATCGACGAACTGGTGTCGATTGACGGCTTCGACGAAGACACTGCCTCCGAGCTTCAGGCCCGCGCCCGCGACAAGATCGAAGCGGCCAATCAGGCGGCTCTGGACGCGGCGCGCAGCATGGGTGCAGAAGACAGCCTCATTGACTTTGACGGCCTGACACCCCAAATGCTCGAAGCACTGGCGAAGGACGGCATCAAGACGCTGGACGATTTCGCCACCTGCGCGGATTGGGAGCTGGCCGGTGGCTGGACCACCGATAACGGGCAGCGCATCAAGGATAACGGCATTCTCGAACCTTTCGAGATGAGCCTCGAAGAAGCCCAGACCCTGATCATGACGGCGCGTGTCCTTCTGGGATGGGTCGATCCGGCAGATCTCGAAACCGAGTCAGACGAAGACGCGGTCGAGGGCGAGGAAGACGCATAA
- a CDS encoding RNA-binding protein: protein MTRGGRDKDQDGPERRCIVTGEVQPKGGLIRFVIGPESQVVPDIEGKLPGRGIYVAADRAVLGQAVKRRLFARAAKMPVTVSDGLDDMVHDLLTRRVIELIALARKAGQAVAGYEKTRDWLMSGEAAVLVQAADGSERGKAKLRPPAGKNRHVTCLSAGEIGLAFGREHVIHAALAAGGLSARVVEEAAKLACIRGQNDGPMPSERIDETHERY from the coding sequence ATGACGCGGGGCGGTCGCGATAAGGACCAGGACGGGCCCGAACGACGCTGTATCGTCACCGGAGAGGTGCAACCCAAAGGCGGGTTGATCCGCTTCGTGATCGGTCCAGAATCACAGGTGGTGCCCGATATCGAGGGGAAGCTGCCGGGCCGGGGCATTTATGTCGCGGCTGACAGGGCAGTCCTTGGACAGGCGGTCAAACGCCGCCTGTTCGCACGGGCGGCCAAGATGCCGGTAACGGTGTCTGACGGTCTGGACGATATGGTCCACGACCTGCTGACCCGCCGGGTGATCGAATTGATCGCTCTGGCGCGCAAGGCAGGGCAGGCAGTGGCGGGGTATGAAAAGACCCGCGACTGGCTGATGTCGGGTGAAGCGGCGGTGCTCGTGCAGGCCGCCGATGGCTCGGAACGGGGGAAAGCAAAGCTGCGACCCCCGGCGGGAAAGAACAGGCATGTGACCTGTCTGAGCGCTGGGGAAATCGGTTTGGCTTTCGGCCGGGAACATGTGATACATGCCGCGCTTGCCGCTGGTGGTCTGTCTGCACGTGTAGTAGAGGAAGCGGCGAAACTCGCGTGCATACGCGGGCAGAACGATGGTCCGATGCCATCGGAGAGGATTGACGAGACGCATGAGCGATACTGA
- the infB gene encoding translation initiation factor IF-2 produces MSDTDGKKPLGLRGGSTPGQVKQSFSHGRTKAVVVETKRKRVVVPKPGGTGSSTSDVALAKASATGGTSRRPAGISEAELERRLAAVRAAKSREVEEAAQRLADERQREEDRERRRAEIEEKEREEREREAARKAKEDEEARKVAEAAQAAADAAAAKAAPAPAQQQTAAPAQDQRSAPQADRGGPARPGGGTPTPRKVDREREAKEKGGKARDDGGRRAGKLTLNAALSGGEGGRQRSMAAMKRKQEKARAKALGYGQKAEKQVRDVQLPETIIVQELANRMAERAADVVKSLMKMGMMVAMNEPIDADTAELVIEEFGHKAVRVSDADVEQVIDTVLDKSEDLVTRPPIITIMGHVDHGKTSLLDAIRKANVVSGEAGGITQHIGAYQVTTDTGAVLTFLDTPGHAAFTSMRARGANVTDIVVLVVAADDSVMPQTIEAINHARAAKVPMIIAINKSDKHGADANRVRTELLQHEVVVEEMGGDVQAVEVSAKTGKGLDTLLEAIALQAEILELTANPGRSAQAAVIEAKLDVGRGPVATVLVQHGTLRKGDIFVVGEQWGKVRALINDQGERVDEAGPSVPVEVLGLNGTPGAGDVLNVAETEAQAREIADYREQAAKDKRAAAGAATTLEQLMAKAKADLSVSELPVLVKADVQGSAEAIVQALEKVGNDEVRVRVLHYGVGAITDSDVGLAEASGAPIIGFNVRANATARNSASQKGVEIRYYSIIYDLIDDIKSAASGLLKDEIRENFIGYAEIREVFKVSNVGTVAGCLVTEGVARRSAGVRLLRDNVVIHEGTLKTLKRFKDEVKEVISGQECGMAFENYEDIRVKDVIEIFERETVERSL; encoded by the coding sequence ATGAGCGATACTGACGGCAAAAAACCCCTTGGGCTGCGTGGCGGTTCGACCCCCGGCCAGGTGAAGCAAAGCTTCAGCCACGGCCGGACCAAGGCGGTTGTGGTGGAGACCAAACGCAAGCGCGTTGTGGTGCCCAAGCCTGGTGGCACGGGCTCCTCGACCTCCGATGTTGCCCTCGCCAAGGCCTCTGCGACCGGGGGCACATCCCGCCGTCCGGCCGGGATTTCCGAAGCCGAGCTTGAGCGTCGTCTGGCCGCTGTGCGCGCTGCCAAATCGCGTGAGGTCGAAGAGGCCGCACAGCGTCTGGCGGATGAGCGCCAGCGCGAGGAAGATCGCGAGCGCCGCCGCGCCGAGATCGAAGAGAAAGAGCGCGAAGAGCGCGAACGCGAAGCCGCGCGCAAGGCCAAGGAAGACGAAGAGGCCCGCAAGGTCGCTGAAGCTGCCCAAGCGGCGGCCGATGCTGCCGCTGCAAAGGCCGCTCCGGCCCCGGCGCAGCAGCAAACTGCTGCCCCTGCGCAGGACCAGCGTTCCGCACCGCAAGCCGACCGTGGTGGCCCTGCCCGTCCCGGTGGCGGCACGCCGACCCCCCGCAAGGTGGATCGCGAGCGCGAAGCCAAGGAAAAAGGCGGCAAAGCCCGTGATGACGGTGGTCGTCGCGCTGGCAAGCTGACGCTGAATGCAGCGCTTAGTGGTGGTGAAGGCGGGCGTCAGCGCTCGATGGCCGCGATGAAGCGCAAGCAGGAAAAAGCCCGCGCCAAGGCGCTGGGTTACGGCCAGAAGGCTGAAAAGCAGGTGCGCGACGTGCAGCTGCCGGAAACCATCATCGTGCAAGAGCTGGCCAACCGTATGGCCGAGCGTGCGGCCGATGTGGTCAAGTCGCTCATGAAAATGGGCATGATGGTCGCCATGAACGAGCCCATCGACGCCGATACCGCCGAGCTGGTGATCGAAGAATTCGGTCACAAAGCCGTCCGCGTGTCGGATGCCGATGTGGAACAGGTCATCGACACGGTTCTGGACAAGTCCGAAGACCTCGTGACCCGTCCGCCGATCATCACGATCATGGGCCACGTTGACCATGGTAAAACCTCGCTGCTCGACGCGATCCGCAAGGCGAACGTCGTGTCGGGTGAAGCCGGTGGCATCACCCAGCATATCGGGGCGTATCAGGTGACCACGGATACCGGGGCGGTTCTGACCTTCCTCGACACGCCGGGCCACGCTGCGTTTACCTCGATGCGGGCGCGCGGTGCGAACGTGACGGATATCGTGGTTCTGGTGGTTGCAGCCGATGATTCGGTCATGCCGCAGACGATCGAGGCCATCAACCACGCGCGTGCCGCCAAGGTCCCGATGATCATCGCGATCAACAAGAGCGACAAGCACGGCGCTGATGCCAACCGCGTCCGCACCGAGCTGTTGCAGCACGAGGTCGTGGTCGAGGAAATGGGCGGCGACGTTCAGGCCGTCGAAGTTTCGGCCAAGACCGGCAAAGGTCTGGATACCCTGCTTGAAGCCATCGCGCTGCAAGCCGAGATCCTCGAACTGACCGCCAACCCGGGCCGTTCGGCGCAAGCCGCTGTTATCGAAGCCAAACTCGACGTGGGCCGCGGCCCCGTTGCGACGGTTCTGGTGCAGCACGGCACCCTGCGCAAAGGCGACATCTTTGTCGTCGGCGAGCAGTGGGGCAAGGTTCGCGCGCTGATCAACGATCAGGGCGAGCGGGTTGACGAAGCCGGTCCTTCGGTTCCGGTCGAGGTGCTTGGCCTCAACGGTACGCCCGGTGCCGGTGACGTTCTGAACGTCGCCGAAACCGAAGCGCAGGCCCGCGAGATCGCGGATTACCGCGAACAAGCCGCCAAGGACAAACGCGCTGCCGCCGGTGCCGCGACCACGCTGGAACAGCTGATGGCGAAAGCCAAAGCCGATCTGAGCGTGTCCGAACTGCCGGTTCTGGTGAAAGCCGACGTGCAGGGTTCTGCCGAGGCGATCGTTCAGGCGCTGGAGAAGGTCGGCAACGACGAGGTCCGCGTGCGCGTGTTGCACTATGGCGTCGGCGCGATCACCGATTCGGACGTTGGTCTGGCAGAAGCCAGCGGCGCGCCGATCATCGGTTTCAACGTCCGTGCCAATGCCACCGCCCGCAACTCGGCGTCGCAAAAGGGTGTCGAGATCCGCTACTACTCGATCATCTACGATCTGATCGACGACATCAAATCGGCGGCCTCGGGCCTGCTCAAAGACGAGATTCGCGAGAATTTCATCGGCTATGCGGAAATCCGCGAAGTCTTCAAAGTGTCCAACGTCGGTACGGTTGCCGGCTGTCTGGTCACCGAAGGTGTCGCCCGCCGTTCGGCTGGTGTCCGCCTGCTGCGCGACAACGTGGTGATCCACGAAGGCACGCTGAAGACGCTCAAGCGCTTCAAGGACGAGGTGAAAGAAGTCATCTCGGGTCAGGAATGCGGCATGGCCTTTGAAAATTACGAGGATATCCGCGTCAAGGACGTCATCGAGATCTTTGAACGCGAAACGGTCGAGCGCTCGCTCTGA
- a CDS encoding LysE family translocator, with protein sequence MTLSELLTFILATTLLVTSPGPNGVLIARIVPVSGRAAGFAAIAGFFTAFYIHGTLSILGISIILMQSATAFTLVKLAGAAYLFWVGTKSLYAAWKGTSALAAVPPAQRARSLRRAYVEGLLTNGLNPKVSMFYLAVFPQFIPVGAHPVATAFELVFIHSMINVVWFSAIVLLLSRLTSMTRGESFQRWLKGLTGVVFIAFGLKLARYQPAS encoded by the coding sequence ATGACACTGTCCGAGCTTCTCACCTTCATCCTTGCGACGACGCTGCTGGTCACCTCACCCGGTCCCAACGGCGTGCTCATTGCGCGGATTGTGCCCGTCTCTGGCCGCGCTGCCGGGTTTGCGGCCATCGCCGGGTTCTTCACCGCCTTTTACATCCACGGCACGCTGTCGATTCTGGGTATCTCGATCATCCTGATGCAATCGGCGACGGCCTTCACTTTGGTGAAGCTGGCAGGCGCGGCCTATCTGTTCTGGGTCGGGACCAAATCGCTCTATGCCGCGTGGAAAGGCACGTCCGCGCTGGCCGCCGTGCCGCCAGCGCAGCGGGCGCGCAGCCTGCGCCGCGCCTATGTCGAGGGGCTGCTGACAAACGGGCTGAATCCCAAGGTGTCGATGTTCTATCTGGCGGTGTTTCCGCAGTTCATCCCGGTTGGCGCGCATCCGGTAGCGACAGCGTTCGAGCTGGTGTTCATCCACTCGATGATCAACGTGGTGTGGTTCAGCGCCATCGTCCTGCTGCTGTCGCGCCTGACTTCGATGACCCGCGGTGAGTCCTTTCAGCGTTGGCTCAAAGGGCTCACCGGGGTTGTGTTCATCGCTTTCGGGCTGAAGCTGGCGCGCTATCAGCCCGCATCCTAA